Proteins from a genomic interval of Streptomyces sp. NBC_00820:
- a CDS encoding TetR/AcrR family transcriptional regulator has protein sequence MPARATSTDPRATRVRAKLKEAAFGLILERRIESISTADVMQRADISRPAFYQHFRDRDDVVAQAVSDSIRSAVDSDEGVTTDPAVVIHRLFEYFTRYAMIYRNIYPSGASQRMADTIRELLQPAATALAHQLTDRHAQLLTEDDPQAEELLETLSTLLTGAVIEVSRRWADTQADNASPDTAATLRRHFDASLRLLGLELSDSPGEQD, from the coding sequence ATGCCGGCGCGAGCGACGAGTACTGACCCCCGGGCGACCCGCGTCCGGGCGAAACTGAAAGAGGCCGCCTTCGGCCTGATCCTGGAACGTCGCATCGAGTCCATCTCGACTGCCGACGTCATGCAGCGGGCCGACATCAGCCGCCCAGCCTTCTACCAGCACTTTCGCGACCGCGACGACGTGGTGGCACAGGCCGTGTCGGACTCGATCCGCTCCGCGGTCGATTCCGACGAGGGGGTCACAACCGATCCCGCTGTCGTGATCCACCGGCTGTTCGAGTACTTCACCCGATACGCCATGATCTACCGCAACATCTATCCGAGCGGCGCCTCACAGCGCATGGCCGACACGATCCGCGAACTGCTCCAGCCGGCCGCCACAGCCCTGGCACATCAGCTCACCGACCGGCACGCCCAGCTCCTCACCGAGGACGACCCACAGGCCGAGGAGCTCCTCGAGACACTCTCGACCCTCCTGACCGGCGCCGTGATCGAGGTCAGCCGGCGCTGGGCAGACACCCAGGCCGACAACGCCTCACCGGACACCGCAGCCACCCTGCGCCGCCACTTCGACGCGAGCCTGCGCCTCCTGGGCCTCGAGCTGAGTGACAGCCCCGGCGAGCAGGACTGA
- a CDS encoding AraC family transcriptional regulator, giving the protein MDGTAPVGAPSTAGQLKAPMTTELLDAVTRWVELLDAPGDIRLLAPRYESEILYRLLSGPLGPVLRQSSLADSTTSRVRDVARWIREHYTQQISVDMIATEARMSPASLHRHFKAITGMSPLRYQKQLRLHEARRRLAAGDSTATQVAHAVGYVSPTQFNREYRSNYGRPPGQDAARLRSRPPQAPERH; this is encoded by the coding sequence ATGGACGGCACCGCACCGGTCGGCGCCCCGTCCACGGCGGGCCAGCTCAAAGCCCCCATGACCACGGAACTCCTGGACGCTGTCACCCGCTGGGTCGAACTCCTCGACGCTCCGGGGGACATCCGCCTCCTCGCTCCCCGGTACGAGAGCGAGATCCTCTACCGGCTCCTGAGCGGTCCCCTGGGCCCCGTCCTGCGCCAAAGTTCCCTCGCCGACTCCACCACGAGCCGGGTCCGGGACGTCGCCCGATGGATCCGCGAGCACTACACCCAGCAGATCAGTGTCGACATGATCGCCACCGAAGCGCGTATGAGCCCCGCCAGCCTGCACCGCCATTTCAAGGCCATCACCGGCATGAGCCCCCTCAGGTACCAAAAGCAGCTACGACTCCACGAAGCCCGCCGACGCCTGGCCGCAGGCGACAGCACCGCGACCCAAGTCGCCCATGCCGTCGGATATGTGAGCCCCACACAGTTCAACCGCGAGTACCGCAGCAACTACGGCCGACCGCCCGGCCAGGACGCCGCCCGCCTCCGCTCCCGCCCGCCACAGGCACCCGAACGGCATTGA
- a CDS encoding alpha/beta fold hydrolase: protein MTSKANAIEDAGLRESYGDHEVVAGTDQVCHQRTLSDMPTDDEERPERGDWTMQHFTVHHDGVTIPVSRGGRGRPLVLCPGLNSTQADLHELTELLRRDHDVVTFDLRGHGLAPAAGRYSFDAYLSDLIAVLTELDLPSAPVLVGYSLGADLAVHYAAEHPDTVAELVLIDGANPLPEPFITKAHLAEFRAMADDLATRQEADRAKGTAHQVLLTAQDILDLNLEIDVVRSAILDRYRKFDHPICMIMSTSIAGDSSEGRAPRHNRLWRAGIERLVRERPHVSTFWLDTDHRLVFTHAAEIAEIIRSGPLSRQADF, encoded by the coding sequence ATGACTTCGAAAGCCAATGCGATCGAGGACGCCGGACTGCGCGAGTCATACGGCGACCACGAAGTTGTCGCCGGAACCGACCAGGTATGTCACCAACGAACGCTCTCCGACATGCCGACCGATGACGAGGAGCGGCCTGAGAGAGGCGATTGGACGATGCAACACTTCACGGTCCACCACGACGGCGTCACGATCCCGGTGTCCCGCGGCGGCCGGGGGCGACCACTGGTCCTGTGCCCTGGGTTGAACTCGACACAGGCCGACCTGCACGAGCTGACCGAACTCCTTCGCCGCGACCACGACGTAGTGACCTTCGACCTCAGGGGCCATGGGCTCGCCCCGGCCGCCGGACGGTACTCCTTCGACGCGTATCTCAGTGATCTCATCGCCGTGCTTACGGAGCTCGACCTGCCCTCGGCACCCGTGCTTGTGGGCTACTCGCTGGGCGCGGACCTGGCCGTGCACTACGCCGCAGAGCATCCCGACACCGTCGCGGAACTTGTCCTGATCGACGGGGCAAACCCCCTGCCCGAACCGTTCATCACCAAGGCCCACCTGGCGGAATTCCGCGCAATGGCGGACGACCTGGCGACGCGGCAAGAGGCCGATCGGGCCAAGGGCACCGCGCATCAAGTGTTGCTCACCGCACAGGACATCCTCGACCTGAACCTCGAAATCGATGTGGTTCGGTCCGCGATTCTCGACCGGTACCGGAAGTTCGATCACCCCATCTGCATGATCATGTCGACGTCCATCGCCGGTGACAGCAGTGAAGGACGTGCGCCACGGCACAACCGGCTCTGGCGTGCCGGCATCGAGCGGCTCGTACGCGAGCGGCCCCACGTCTCCACGTTCTGGCTCGACACCGACCACCGGTTGGTCTTCACCCATGCCGCGGAGATCGCAGAGATCATCCGGAGCGGACCACTCAGCCGACAGGCCGACTTCTAG
- a CDS encoding MerR family transcriptional regulator: MLTIGELASYAGVTVRAVRHYHAKGLLPEPERDHSGYRRYDAGAVVELIRIRTLAEAGVPLGRVRELLQADEEEFAAAIADIDKRLRADIRERQRHRERIARLASGDHLALPPEVVDHLDRLRALGVAERIVQVERDGWIPLAALSPERIPEWMARKREQIADPRFVGFCLTLGHALDRTDDDPLLVELADELAAYLTQMANEQGDDYVDDTDIEPPFAKLMDTLAFDTVPPARQLIELLKKRGWTGWTKLERVDPRRGTAGTRQEDTATQHSPCER; the protein is encoded by the coding sequence ATGCTGACCATCGGCGAGCTGGCGTCGTATGCCGGAGTAACGGTGCGCGCGGTGCGGCACTATCACGCCAAGGGGCTGCTGCCGGAGCCGGAGCGCGACCACTCCGGCTATCGGAGGTACGACGCCGGCGCCGTCGTCGAGCTGATCAGGATCCGGACCCTCGCCGAGGCCGGGGTCCCGCTGGGGCGCGTGCGGGAGCTGCTGCAGGCTGACGAGGAAGAGTTCGCCGCGGCGATCGCGGACATCGACAAGCGGCTGCGGGCGGATATCCGAGAGCGGCAGCGGCACCGGGAGCGGATCGCCCGCCTCGCCTCCGGGGATCATCTGGCACTGCCACCGGAGGTGGTCGATCATCTCGACCGGCTGCGGGCGCTCGGGGTCGCCGAGCGGATCGTCCAAGTCGAACGCGACGGCTGGATTCCGCTGGCCGCGCTCTCACCCGAGCGAATCCCGGAGTGGATGGCACGCAAGCGGGAGCAGATCGCAGACCCGCGGTTTGTCGGTTTCTGTCTCACCCTGGGCCACGCTCTCGACCGCACGGACGACGACCCGCTGCTGGTCGAGCTGGCCGACGAACTGGCCGCCTACCTCACACAGATGGCCAACGAGCAGGGCGACGACTACGTCGACGACACCGACATCGAACCACCGTTCGCCAAGCTGATGGACACTCTGGCGTTCGACACCGTGCCGCCGGCCCGGCAACTGATCGAGCTGCTGAAGAAACGAGGCTGGACCGGCTGGACCAAGCTCGAGCGTGTGGACCCCAGGCGGGGTACGGCCGGAACTCGGCAGGAAGACACCGCGACGCAGCACTCCCCCTGTGAGCGATGA
- a CDS encoding DUF6000 family protein gives MRYANEDPELLALVHRYVTPDRRYLKLGGPLTRMTESERTKFTRELGEAAGDITPRELTILLEGTWRERKTAAWLIAVARRTEFRERLGEMLLASEVCFAGSAYCVTFATFATPADADLLAAYLDRYLRRPDLYYDQPAAMGALLHLDAKLRADQAARFLAADGLWHQWIGGPPLKKHHSTPDNYRKAISRLCVFADESAEHHPARNR, from the coding sequence ATGCGTTACGCCAACGAGGACCCCGAGCTGCTTGCTCTTGTCCACCGCTACGTCACGCCCGACAGGCGCTACCTCAAACTCGGCGGCCCTCTCACGCGCATGACCGAGTCTGAACGCACCAAGTTCACACGGGAGCTCGGCGAGGCTGCCGGCGACATCACACCCCGCGAGCTGACCATCCTGCTCGAAGGCACGTGGCGCGAACGCAAAACCGCAGCCTGGCTCATCGCCGTCGCCCGCAGAACCGAGTTCCGCGAACGCCTCGGCGAAATGCTGCTTGCCAGCGAGGTCTGCTTCGCAGGCTCGGCCTACTGCGTCACCTTCGCCACGTTCGCGACCCCCGCCGACGCGGACCTGCTGGCTGCCTACCTCGATCGCTACCTGCGACGCCCCGACCTCTACTACGATCAGCCGGCCGCCATGGGCGCGCTCCTGCACCTCGACGCCAAGCTCCGTGCCGATCAAGCAGCCCGATTCCTGGCCGCGGACGGCCTCTGGCATCAGTGGATCGGCGGACCGCCCCTCAAGAAGCACCACAGCACGCCGGACAACTATCGCAAGGCCATCAGCCGGCTCTGCGTCTTCGCCGATGAGAGCGCCGAGCACCACCCGGCAAGGAACCGATGA
- a CDS encoding dihydrofolate reductase family protein — MDQLLRVMNFNVSSDGIGAGEHQSLERPFGHDHPERMFAWAGATASWPMRTDPGGSRGLDDYFTRDFARNIGAEIMGRNKFGPQRGPWQDHEWRGWWGQEPPFRTPVFVMTHHKRPSFTLCDTTFHFVDGDPATVLERAREAARGKDVRLGGGVTTIRQFLDADLVDTMHVAVSPVKLGSGLRLWESPKELLDRFHLEIVPSPSGVTHHLLWRR; from the coding sequence GTGGATCAACTGCTGAGAGTCATGAACTTCAACGTCTCGAGTGACGGCATCGGTGCCGGTGAGCACCAGAGTCTCGAGCGGCCGTTCGGCCACGACCATCCCGAGAGGATGTTCGCCTGGGCCGGAGCCACGGCGAGCTGGCCCATGCGCACGGATCCCGGCGGGAGCCGGGGGCTCGACGACTACTTCACGCGAGACTTCGCACGCAACATCGGTGCCGAGATCATGGGCCGCAACAAGTTCGGGCCCCAGCGCGGGCCCTGGCAGGACCATGAGTGGCGCGGCTGGTGGGGGCAGGAGCCCCCGTTCCGCACGCCGGTGTTCGTCATGACCCACCACAAGCGTCCGTCGTTCACGCTCTGCGACACCACGTTCCACTTCGTCGACGGCGACCCGGCCACGGTCCTCGAACGGGCGCGGGAAGCGGCACGGGGCAAGGACGTCCGGCTCGGCGGCGGGGTCACCACCATCCGGCAGTTCCTCGACGCCGACCTCGTCGACACCATGCATGTGGCGGTCTCGCCGGTAAAACTCGGGTCCGGACTACGCCTTTGGGAGTCCCCCAAGGAACTGCTCGACCGGTTCCACCTGGAGATCGTGCCCAGCCCGAGCGGCGTGACGCACCACCTGTTGTGGCGAAGATGA
- a CDS encoding transposase gives MARFDVTDDERALIEPHLPVAVTGPLPRRVRDQFNGVLRRFRPGTGRRDVQERYEPWSTVYSRLNSWARAGVFQS, from the coding sequence GTGGCGCGTTTCGACGTGACGGATGACGAGCGGGCGCTCATCGAGCCGCACCTGCCGGTGGCGGTCACCGGGCCGTTGCCACGGCGGGTGCGGGACCAGTTCAACGGGGTGCTTCGGCGGTTCCGTCCCGGCACTGGCCGGCGTGATGTCCAGGAGCGATACGAGCCCTGGTCCACGGTCTACTCACGGTTGAACAGCTGGGCCAGAGCCGGGGTGTTCCAGAGCTGA
- a CDS encoding SPFH domain-containing protein, protein MDRIRGEFIDIIEWTDDSRDTIVWRFPRHGNEIKMGARLVVRESQVAVFVNEGRLADVYQPGTYTLSTQNMPVLSTLKGWKHGFESPFKAEVYFVTTRQFTDFKWGTQNPVILRDAEFGMVRVRAFGTFAAKVVDAAALLRELVGTDPQFRTEEVGEHLRQLIVSKLGSALGSSGVPLLDLAARQDGIGQQLAEALTVELSSTGIAIPRFYIENISVPPEVEAAIDTRSRMAITGNLDDYAKLQAADAIPIAAANPGTGGEALGLGVGMALGQRIVQSTSGAATPPVPATQAPAQAAPASADVPPPLPTAPRWFLAVGGQQQGPYDESALAGQVAAGNLTRTTLVWRSGQAAWQPADQVPELTPLLADVPPPLPPQG, encoded by the coding sequence ATGGACCGCATTCGCGGTGAGTTCATCGACATCATCGAGTGGACCGACGACAGCCGGGACACCATCGTGTGGCGCTTTCCGCGCCACGGCAACGAGATCAAGATGGGCGCCCGGCTCGTGGTGCGCGAGTCGCAGGTGGCCGTCTTCGTCAACGAGGGCCGGCTGGCCGACGTCTACCAGCCCGGCACGTACACCCTATCGACCCAGAACATGCCCGTCCTGTCCACCCTGAAGGGCTGGAAGCACGGCTTCGAGTCGCCGTTCAAGGCCGAGGTCTACTTCGTCACCACCCGGCAGTTCACCGACTTCAAGTGGGGCACCCAGAACCCGGTGATCCTGCGGGACGCCGAATTCGGCATGGTCCGGGTCCGCGCCTTCGGCACCTTCGCCGCCAAGGTGGTGGACGCCGCCGCGCTGCTGCGCGAACTGGTCGGCACCGACCCGCAGTTCCGCACCGAGGAGGTCGGCGAGCACCTGCGGCAGCTGATCGTCTCCAAGCTGGGCTCCGCGCTGGGTTCGTCCGGCGTGCCGCTGCTGGACCTCGCCGCGCGTCAGGACGGCATCGGGCAGCAACTGGCCGAGGCACTGACCGTGGAGCTGTCCTCCACCGGCATCGCCATCCCCCGGTTCTACATCGAGAACATCAGCGTGCCGCCGGAGGTCGAGGCGGCGATCGACACCCGTTCCCGGATGGCGATCACCGGCAACCTGGACGACTACGCCAAGCTCCAGGCGGCCGACGCCATCCCGATCGCCGCCGCCAACCCCGGCACCGGCGGCGAGGCCCTCGGGCTGGGCGTGGGCATGGCGCTGGGCCAGCGGATCGTGCAGAGCACGTCCGGTGCGGCGACTCCCCCGGTCCCGGCGACGCAGGCCCCGGCGCAGGCCGCCCCCGCCTCCGCCGACGTCCCGCCGCCGCTGCCCACCGCGCCGCGCTGGTTCCTCGCGGTCGGCGGACAGCAGCAGGGCCCGTACGACGAGAGCGCGCTGGCCGGTCAGGTCGCGGCCGGCAACCTGACCCGCACCACGCTGGTCTGGCGCAGCGGGCAGGCCGCCTGGCAGCCCGCCGACCAGGTCCCGGAGCTGACGCCGCTGCTCGCCGACGTCCCGCCGCCGCTGCCCCCGCAGGGCTGA
- a CDS encoding GNAT family N-acetyltransferase, translating into MSYRPLTGPEEIELFCRLHYVLDHELTDDFANGCRRPEWTWVALDGDRLLARLAWWAPPGGDIPLQFDFFDIDDTLPEADRDEIGRRLFRTAAATVFPAGAKLPEYGRFVPPDWHEDPAAREVVESRTRVLESTGARLLVERLRLQWTPLSPLPEPKERLVFRPVAGREDLLALMTPVMEGTLDAHGQADLASGLSPREAAERHYDGEFAGFKSPHEWWRIAELPDGGGPVGFVIPARNNYHPIIAYIGVLPAHRGNGYIDEILAEGTRILAAEGVDRIRASTDLGNVPMAKAFARAGYANFERSLNLVWD; encoded by the coding sequence GTGAGCTACCGACCTCTGACCGGCCCCGAGGAGATCGAACTCTTCTGCCGGCTCCACTACGTCCTGGACCACGAGCTGACCGATGACTTCGCGAACGGATGCCGCCGCCCTGAGTGGACCTGGGTGGCCCTGGACGGCGACCGCCTCCTCGCCCGGCTCGCCTGGTGGGCGCCCCCAGGCGGTGACATCCCGCTGCAGTTCGACTTCTTCGACATCGACGACACGCTGCCCGAGGCCGACCGCGACGAGATCGGCCGGCGACTGTTCAGGACAGCGGCGGCGACCGTCTTCCCGGCGGGTGCCAAGCTGCCGGAGTACGGCCGCTTCGTCCCGCCCGACTGGCATGAGGACCCCGCAGCCCGCGAGGTGGTCGAATCCCGCACGCGCGTGCTGGAGAGCACCGGTGCACGGCTGCTGGTCGAGCGGCTGCGACTGCAGTGGACCCCCTTGTCCCCACTCCCGGAACCCAAGGAGCGTCTCGTCTTCCGCCCGGTGGCCGGCCGCGAGGACCTCCTCGCCCTGATGACCCCGGTCATGGAAGGCACCCTCGACGCCCACGGACAGGCGGACCTGGCATCCGGACTGAGCCCTCGCGAGGCAGCCGAGCGGCACTACGACGGGGAGTTCGCCGGATTCAAGAGCCCGCATGAATGGTGGCGCATCGCCGAACTGCCCGACGGTGGCGGCCCGGTGGGCTTCGTGATCCCGGCCCGCAACAACTACCACCCGATCATCGCGTACATCGGTGTCCTGCCCGCGCACCGCGGCAACGGCTACATCGACGAAATTCTCGCCGAGGGCACCCGTATCCTGGCCGCCGAGGGCGTCGACCGGATCAGGGCATCGACGGACCTCGGCAACGTACCCATGGCAAAAGCCTTCGCCCGTGCCGGATACGCCAACTTCGAACGCTCCCTCAACCTGGTCTGGGACTGA
- a CDS encoding YciI family protein: MKYALVIFETHASRARIQADRDAYRNAYEKWIGELAAAGKLAGGDALDTEHQGPVTVRKTADGSVAVTEGPVHSGEETLGGWFVLEVADHAEAVELARGFPTPEALEIRPVLESA; encoded by the coding sequence ATGAAATACGCACTCGTGATCTTCGAGACGCACGCGTCACGCGCCCGGATCCAGGCCGACCGCGACGCCTACCGCAATGCGTACGAGAAGTGGATCGGCGAGCTCGCGGCAGCGGGCAAACTGGCGGGCGGCGACGCCCTTGACACCGAGCACCAAGGCCCCGTCACCGTGCGCAAAACGGCGGACGGGTCCGTGGCCGTGACCGAGGGACCCGTACACAGCGGCGAGGAGACCCTCGGCGGCTGGTTCGTCCTGGAGGTGGCCGACCACGCCGAGGCCGTCGAGCTGGCCCGCGGCTTCCCCACCCCGGAGGCGCTCGAAATCCGCCCCGTCCTGGAATCGGCCTGA
- a CDS encoding Vgb family protein: MTTRTVEEYVVSGRDSGPYAITTGPDGALWFTMVHSGQIGRLVPGQKPTSHQVAPDSGPTVISNGPDGALWFTQYRAHRIGRITTAGHMTEFALPTARCGPFGIAAGPDGALWFTETAADRIGRLTTDGSVTEYPLPCTGAFPSAITAAGDAMWFTMNQANAIGRIGMDGRITIHDLPTEAAAPVGIAASHDGGVWFTEIAAGQIGHRAPDGQITEYPLPDRSARPHAVTTDADGTAWFTEWAGNRVGSITADGTVTVHDLPTPGSEPHGITVGPDGALWTALETGALARISPTTRTHTTTGTHTTTRNTEQRNTP, encoded by the coding sequence GTGACGACGCGGACCGTCGAAGAGTACGTGGTGTCCGGTCGCGACAGCGGCCCGTACGCGATCACCACCGGCCCGGACGGCGCACTGTGGTTCACCATGGTGCACAGCGGCCAGATCGGCCGACTCGTCCCGGGACAGAAGCCGACCAGCCATCAGGTCGCCCCGGACAGCGGTCCGACGGTGATCAGCAACGGGCCGGACGGCGCCCTGTGGTTCACCCAGTACCGGGCGCACCGGATCGGCAGGATCACGACGGCCGGCCACATGACGGAGTTCGCGCTGCCGACCGCGCGGTGCGGTCCCTTCGGTATCGCCGCGGGCCCGGACGGCGCGCTGTGGTTCACCGAAACCGCCGCCGACCGCATCGGCCGCCTCACCACCGACGGATCGGTCACGGAGTATCCGCTGCCGTGCACCGGCGCGTTCCCCTCCGCGATCACAGCGGCCGGGGACGCGATGTGGTTCACGATGAACCAGGCCAACGCCATCGGCCGCATCGGCATGGACGGCCGCATCACGATTCACGATCTGCCCACCGAGGCCGCCGCCCCGGTGGGTATCGCCGCGAGCCATGACGGTGGCGTCTGGTTCACCGAGATCGCCGCCGGTCAGATCGGTCACCGCGCGCCCGACGGCCAGATCACCGAGTATCCGCTGCCCGACCGCTCGGCCCGGCCGCATGCCGTCACCACCGACGCCGACGGCACCGCGTGGTTCACCGAGTGGGCCGGCAACCGCGTCGGCTCGATCACTGCCGACGGCACGGTCACCGTCCACGACCTGCCCACGCCGGGCTCCGAACCGCACGGGATCACGGTGGGCCCGGACGGCGCCCTGTGGACGGCCCTGGAGACAGGCGCACTGGCCCGCATCTCACCCACCACCAGAACCCACACCACCACTGGAACCCACACCACCACCAGGAACACCGAACAGAGGAACACCCCATGA
- a CDS encoding CatB-related O-acetyltransferase: MPFDPSAARTPDPATLHPLPAHERVVFLKPLVAGTNVVAGDFTYYDDPDGATDFVQRNVLYAYGPERLIIGKYCAIATGTRFLMAGADHPSMGVSTFPFTMFGGEWAEQTLDIVTGMPSRGDTAVGNDVWFGYGATVMPGVRIGDGAVIAAGAMVTADVPPYTVVGGNPARTIRQRFDDSDIERLVRAAWWDWPVELVTAHARTIMAGSPQDIERIAAAEGLEQQ, translated from the coding sequence GTGCCATTCGACCCGAGCGCTGCCCGGACACCTGACCCGGCCACGCTCCACCCGCTGCCTGCCCACGAGCGGGTCGTCTTCCTCAAACCACTGGTCGCCGGAACCAACGTCGTGGCAGGTGACTTCACCTACTACGACGACCCCGACGGCGCGACCGACTTCGTCCAGCGCAATGTGCTCTACGCCTACGGTCCTGAACGGCTGATCATCGGCAAGTACTGCGCGATCGCCACGGGCACTCGATTCCTGATGGCGGGCGCCGACCACCCGTCGATGGGGGTGTCCACCTTCCCCTTCACCATGTTTGGTGGGGAGTGGGCCGAGCAGACCCTCGACATCGTCACCGGCATGCCCAGCCGCGGGGACACGGCGGTCGGCAACGACGTGTGGTTCGGATACGGAGCCACCGTGATGCCGGGAGTACGGATCGGTGACGGTGCCGTGATCGCGGCCGGTGCGATGGTCACCGCCGACGTGCCGCCGTACACCGTAGTGGGCGGGAACCCCGCCCGAACGATCAGACAGCGCTTCGACGACAGCGACATCGAACGGCTCGTGCGCGCCGCCTGGTGGGACTGGCCCGTCGAGCTGGTCACCGCGCACGCGCGCACCATCATGGCCGGTTCCCCGCAGGACATCGAGCGCATCGCCGCCGCCGAAGGTCTGGAGCAGCAGTGA
- a CDS encoding LysR family transcriptional regulator, whose product MREPGGGMELRDIEIFLMLAEELHFGRSAERLHVSPARVSQAIKKQERVIGAQLFERTSRHVRLTPVGEVLLQRLKPAYEGIQDAIAEVTTIARHPSGTLTLGVMGAQMHDMRPVLAHFRAGHPSVELRFKEVFFSDPFGALRAGEVDAVTTWLPVREPDLTVGVVLREEPLHLMVATHHPLARQESVSVEVLGDHIVPRLNGPLPAYWESAVLPARTPAGRPVRRGPAVSTFNEILALVATDDVVCTVPDEGRRYNAQPDVTFLPLHDAPPVQWALIWRTDSATPLVRALAEAATDYGHATER is encoded by the coding sequence GTGAGGGAACCGGGGGGCGGAATGGAACTGCGGGACATAGAGATCTTCCTGATGCTCGCGGAGGAACTCCACTTCGGCCGCAGCGCCGAACGCCTTCATGTCTCCCCAGCCCGTGTCAGTCAGGCGATCAAGAAGCAGGAACGCGTCATCGGCGCTCAGCTCTTCGAGCGGACCAGCCGCCACGTGCGGTTGACCCCGGTCGGAGAGGTGCTGCTCCAGCGGCTGAAGCCGGCATACGAGGGCATCCAGGATGCTATAGCCGAGGTGACCACCATCGCCCGCCATCCGTCCGGCACGCTGACGCTGGGGGTCATGGGTGCGCAGATGCATGACATGCGCCCGGTCCTGGCCCATTTCCGGGCCGGGCACCCGTCCGTCGAACTCCGGTTCAAAGAGGTGTTCTTCAGCGATCCGTTCGGAGCCTTGCGGGCCGGTGAGGTCGACGCGGTGACCACCTGGCTGCCCGTTCGCGAGCCGGACCTGACCGTCGGGGTGGTGCTGCGCGAGGAACCGCTCCACTTGATGGTGGCCACCCACCACCCGCTCGCCCGGCAGGAGTCGGTGAGCGTGGAGGTACTCGGTGACCACATCGTGCCGCGCCTGAACGGACCTCTTCCCGCCTACTGGGAGAGCGCGGTCCTGCCGGCCCGCACACCGGCCGGACGCCCTGTCCGCCGCGGCCCGGCCGTCTCGACCTTCAACGAGATCCTTGCCCTCGTCGCGACAGACGACGTGGTGTGTACGGTCCCCGACGAGGGACGGCGCTACAACGCGCAGCCCGACGTCACCTTCCTGCCCCTCCACGATGCCCCGCCCGTCCAGTGGGCCCTGATCTGGCGCACCGACAGCGCGACCCCACTGGTACGCGCACTCGCCGAGGCTGCGACGGACTACGGGCACGCAACGGAGCGATAG
- a CDS encoding DUF7873 family protein: MPKLNQIIAVEKGVKSKALQELTQAHQDVQKPALLAGISRTYQPKDEEGEQLPPESTRVQIKAEDALRATAGTLTRLFDVTATKDWANRSAVADVVVDGTVLLPQVPVPYLLFLEKQLTDLHTFVRKLPVLDASESWNLDPSTDSWKTDPVRTIRTKKVPRNHVKAEATEKHPAQVEVYYEDVPVGYWTTVKFSGALPARRVNELLDRVEKLQQSVKFAREEANNTEVTDQRVGEAVFGYLFR, translated from the coding sequence GTGCCGAAGCTGAATCAGATCATCGCAGTCGAAAAGGGCGTCAAGTCCAAGGCCCTCCAAGAGCTCACCCAGGCTCACCAGGACGTGCAGAAGCCCGCCCTGCTGGCCGGCATCTCCCGGACCTACCAGCCCAAGGACGAGGAGGGCGAGCAGCTGCCGCCCGAGTCCACGCGGGTGCAGATCAAGGCCGAGGACGCTCTGCGGGCGACTGCCGGGACGCTGACGCGGCTCTTCGACGTGACCGCGACGAAGGACTGGGCGAACCGGTCCGCGGTCGCGGACGTGGTGGTCGACGGTACTGTGCTGTTGCCCCAGGTGCCCGTCCCGTACCTGTTGTTCCTGGAGAAGCAACTCACCGACCTGCACACCTTCGTGCGCAAGCTGCCGGTGCTCGACGCCTCCGAGTCGTGGAACCTGGACCCCTCGACGGACTCGTGGAAGACGGACCCGGTGCGGACCATCCGCACGAAGAAGGTTCCGCGCAACCACGTGAAGGCCGAGGCCACGGAGAAGCACCCGGCGCAGGTCGAGGTGTACTACGAGGACGTCCCAGTCGGTTACTGGACCACGGTGAAGTTCTCCGGCGCGCTGCCCGCCCGTCGGGTCAACGAGCTCCTCGACCGCGTCGAGAAGCTCCAGCAGTCCGTCAAGTTCGCCCGCGAGGAGGCGAACAACACCGAGGTCACCGACCAACGGGTCGGCGAAGCGGTATTCGGCTACCTCTTCCGGTAG
- a CDS encoding zinc-binding dehydrogenase: MKAIASITSRWSRQRPPRFGVRSGSNGSIRVDPAIRERGGRYVFVRPDHAGLTELGSLADAGKLTVHVERELPLADVAEAWRLSQKGHTTGKIVLRAS, translated from the coding sequence TTGAAGGCGATCGCGTCGATCACCTCCCGGTGGTCACGCCAGCGGCCACCCCGCTTCGGCGTCCGGTCCGGGAGCAACGGCTCGATCCGCGTCGACCCCGCCATCCGGGAGCGCGGCGGCCGCTACGTCTTCGTCCGTCCGGACCACGCCGGCCTGACGGAGCTGGGCAGCCTCGCGGACGCCGGGAAGCTCACGGTCCATGTCGAGCGGGAACTACCGCTGGCGGACGTCGCCGAGGCATGGCGGCTCAGCCAGAAGGGGCATACGACCGGGAAGATCGTCCTGCGGGCCTCCTGA